Genomic DNA from Acidimicrobiales bacterium:
GGTCGAGCTGGCTCGACAGATTCCCGGCGATCTCGCCCTGGCGTACACCCTCGCCCTGTGCGGCGACACTCTGCTCGATCTCGGCGAACCGATGGGGACCGCACTGGTGAGCGAGGCCCGAACCGTCGTCGATCGCTGCGCCGACCCCGGCATCGTCGGCCGATACGTGGCACGGATCGAATCCCGTCACCGTCTGACCGGCAGTTCTCGATCGGAGAACCGGCAGCAGCGAGCAACGCCTCCCACGCTGGTCGAGCCTCTCACCGAACGGGAGATCGCCGTGCTTCGCTACCTGCCTACCAAGCACACCCAGCGCGAAATCGCGTCCGAGCTCTTCGTGTCTCCCAACACGGTCAAGACCCACTGCGCAGCGATCTATCGCAAGCTCGGCGTCGGCGACCGCAAGGCCGCAGTACAGGCGGCCCGAGACGTCGGCGTCCTTTAGCCCTGGCGCGCACAGGCTCGACGGACTCGGACCGACCCACGCCAGAAGCCTGGGCAGCGGTTCACTAGGCTCATCCGATGCCTCGTCCTCTTGCCGCCTCGGCCCCGCCGGACACGGAACGACTGGCGTGACCACCGGTACGACTCGCTACGACTTCGTGATCGTGGGCGGCGGATCTGCCGGCTGTGCCCTGGCCAACCGGCTCAGCGCCGACCCCGAGCATCGAGTGCTCGTTCTCGAGGCCGGTCGCATGGACTGGCGCTGGGACGTCTTCATCCACATTCCCGCAGCGCTCACCTACCCAATCGGGAACCGGTTCTACGACTGGAAGTACGAGAGCGAACCCGAGCCGCACATGGGAGGCCGCCGGGTGTACCACGCCAGGGGCAAGGTGCTCGGCGGCTCCAGCAGCATCAACGGCATGATCTTCCAGCGGGGCAACCCAATGGACTACGACAAGTGGGCGACCGCCGATGGCATGGAGCACTGGGACTACGCCCATTGCCTGCCGTACTTCAAACGGATGGAACACCGTCTCGTCGGCGGTGACGAATGGCGTGGCGACCACGGACCGCTACGGCTGGAGACCGGGCCGGCCGACAACCCGCTCTTCGATGCCTGGCTCGACGCCGGCCCACAGGCCGGCTTTCATCGCACGAGCGACGTGAACGGCCGACAGCAAGAAGGCTTTGCCGTCTTCGACAAGAACGTGGTGCGGGGCCGGCGGCTCAGCGCCGCACGGGCCTACCTCCATCCCATCCTCGATCGCCCCAACCTCACGCTGGTCACTCGGGCCCAGGCCAACCGGATCCTGTTCTCCGGTACCCGCGCCGTCGGTGTCGAGTACCGCCGGAACGGGCGCACACACGTCGTCGACGCCGACGAGATCATCAGCTGCGGCGGAGCGTTCAACACACCCCAGCTGCTCCAACTCTCAGGTATCGGTGATCCCGATCACCTGCAAGGGCTCGGGATCGACACCGTGGCTGCCGTTCCCGGCGTGGGCGAGAACC
This window encodes:
- the betA gene encoding choline dehydrogenase, which produces MTTGTTRYDFVIVGGGSAGCALANRLSADPEHRVLVLEAGRMDWRWDVFIHIPAALTYPIGNRFYDWKYESEPEPHMGGRRVYHARGKVLGGSSSINGMIFQRGNPMDYDKWATADGMEHWDYAHCLPYFKRMEHRLVGGDEWRGDHGPLRLETGPADNPLFDAWLDAGPQAGFHRTSDVNGRQQEGFAVFDKNVVRGRRLSAARAYLHPILDRPNLTLVTRAQANRILFSGTRAVGVEYRRNGRTHVVDADEIISCGGAFNTPQLLQLSGIGDPDHLQGLGIDTVAAVPGVGENLQDHLEVYIQHACTQPVSLQPHLAKWKMPLIGLQWLARRGPAATNHFEAGAFVRSNDHVEYPNLMFHFLPIAIRYDGSAPTNGHGYQVHIGPMYSDVRGSVKITSTDPTVHPAIRFNYLSTDDDRREWIEAVRTARLILSQPAFAPFDGGEISPGPEIETDDEILEWIARDAETALHPSCTAKMGVDDLAVVDPTTMRMHGVEGLRVVDASVMPVITNGNIYAPVMMIAERAADMILGNTQLPPDDTPVHRAPAAGRFAG